Proteins from a single region of Deltaproteobacteria bacterium:
- a CDS encoding 4Fe-4S binding protein: MPAVVNRDICNACVGYKKQECIFNCPYDAIALLDWKAFVDTNRCDDCRICVEMCPIGAIVLE, from the coding sequence ATGCCTGCCGTAGTGAATAGGGACATTTGTAACGCATGCGTTGGGTATAAAAAACAGGAATGCATCTTCAACTGCCCGTACGATGCCATCGCTTTGCTCGACTGGAAGGCATTCGTCGATACGAACCGGTGCGACGACTGCAGGATCTGCGTCGAAATGTGCCCCATCGGGGCCATCGTGCTGGAATAA